Below is a window of Streptomyces sp. NBC_00223 DNA.
GCGAAGCGGCGCGTCGCGCAGGACCAGCAGGGCCCGTATGCCGTAGGCGATGAACCCGTCGATCACCAGCGGGAACAGGTAAGTCAGCGGGCCCCGGACGTGGATGGCGACGGCCATCTGCTGGAGGGCGTCGTACGACAGGGCGCACCCGGCTCCGCCCAGGGCGATGACGACGGTGCGGTCCCACCCAGTGACGTGCGCCGTGCCCGGCGCGTGGGCCAGGGTCACGCCGCCGTCCCGAAGTCGTCGCGGTCCAGGGGTTCGCCGTTCGGCTCGCGCGAGGGCGTCGTGGTGTTCGTGGTCTGCTCCAGGTCCTGGTGCCGGATCGCCCGGCGGGCTTCGCGGTAGAGGCGTTTGGCGTGCTGGGGTGTGACCTTCAGCAGCCAGGCCAGGCGGTCCTCGCTGACGCCGTGGCGGTGGGCGGCAAGGATGACCGCGCGCCGTTCGGCCTTGGTCAGGTGCACGTCCTGTCCGGCGACGGCGGCGTTGACGCGGCTGTAGTCCAGGCGGGCGGGAAGGTTCTCGTGCAGCGGCTCGCGCTCCTCCTCGGTCAGGCCGCCCCGGATGCCGTGGGTGTCACCGGTCTCCAGGGCGGCGTCGAGGCAGGTACGGCGGACCGGGCACTGGGCGCACAGGGCCTTTGCGGCGCGGATCTTGTCCATCTCGTCGGGCCCGGGGAAGAAGATGTCGGGGTCGACCGGGTGGTACTCGGTGCTCTGGCAGACGGCGTCGTTCTGCCAGGTCTGGTCGCCGAGCGAGCGGTGGCGGGCAGGGGTGATCGTCGTGCTGGGCATACGGGGTTGCTCCGATCGCTCTCCGCGCGCGAGTCGGCGTCGGCGGAGATGCCTGGTCGGGAAGTGGGCGGGCGGCGCGCTGGGGGCGGGCCCGGCGGGGGCGGCCTGACCGCCGGTCAGGTCAGGCGGCGCAGGTACGTCTGCGGTCGACCGGGGCGAACTCGACCCGGGTGGTCATCTGCGCCAGCCGGGAGGCGACACGGTCCCCGACGTGGGCACGCAGGTCCTTGATCGCCAGGTTGCTGGTGATCAGTGTCGGCAGGCAGTGGTTGTAGCGGCGGTTGACCAGCCGGTACGTGATCTCCTCCACCCACTCGCTGGCTTTGGCCGCGCCGAGGTCGTCGAGGATCAGAACCGGGACCCGGGCCACGGCCGCCAGCTCCCGCTCGCTGTCCGCCCCGGCCCTCGGGCGCAGTTCGGCGTACAGGTCGGCCGCCGTCGTCGCCCGCCACCGCACCCCGACCCCCGCCCCGGCCAGGGCCCGGACCGCGCCGTACGCCTGGTAGGTCTTGCCCGCGCCGACCACCCCGGCCATCAGCAGCGACGGCCCCGTCGCCACCTGCCGCCGCGCACCCAGGCTCGGAGCTGCGGCCTGTGCGGCGACCTCCCGGCACCAGGCCAGGACCTGCGGGTGGTCGGCCACCGCGCCCCGGTAGCGCGGCGGCATCCCCGCCACAAGGCCGGTCGGCGGCGAGTACGGCTCGGGCTCGTCCGCCAGGGCAGCGGCCGTGGGGTCGATGCCCCGGGCCACCAGGATCCGGGCCATCCGGTCGAGACTTCCGGCACCGGCGAGGGTCTGCGGTTCACGGGTTCGGGTACGCATCACAGCTCCTCGGCGTAGGCGGTGGCAGGGTCGGCGGGGTTGGTCCACGCGGTGTGAACGGGCACGCCAGGGCCGGATCGCGGTCGCGTCAAACCGGCGCCCGATCCGCCGGGGGCGTTCATCGCGTCGTTGACCAGGCTCGGCAGCCGCGACGGGTGCCCCTGGATCTCCGCGTACCGGCGCAGCCCGGCCCGCACGTGCTCCACCGCGATACCTTCGTCCAGGAGCTTCCTGGTGATGCCCCCGAGGTGGCCGATCACGTCGCCCGGCGGGCGCTGCTGGCATGCGGCGACGTACTCGCCGATCAGCTCCTTCGCCGAGACGCTGCCCGCGCCGGGCGCTTCGCGCCCCGTAGGGAAAGAAGATCCAGGATCCAAGATCCTAGATCCAGGCGCCGAGGGTTCCCCGACCCTTCGGGGAGCCTTCGGGGAGGGTTCGGCGAATCCCTTCTGACCTGCGGTTTCATCGGCGCTTCCGGGAACGGTTATTTCGGGAGCGCCGAGGGTGTCCTGCTCGGGCGCAGAGGTGTCCGGGGTGGGCGCGGAAGGGGTCGCGGCGGGCTGCGCGGGCCGATCGAAGGCTCCGGGAAGATTCGCCGAAGGCTCGCGGGGCCCTCCGGAAGCCTTCGGCGAAGTGTCGCCGCGCTGGGAGCAGGGGCCGTTGCACACCCCGCACCGCTCGGGTACGCAGCGCGGGCATGCGGGCAGCCGGGACTGGGACGGCTTGTCGATCTTCTGGTGCTTGAACCAGGTCGGGTAGTGGAAGTAGCGCTTCCCGTCACAGCCGGTGTACCGGCAGATCGCTCCGGCGCTCTCCAGCTGCTGGAGGTCCTCCTCGACGTGGACCGCGCTGTGTTCGGCACGCAGCGGCCAGACCAGCCCGAAGATGATCGCCGCGTTGTCGCGGTGACGACCGTGGTCGTCGGCCATGTTCGTCATGGCGAGGAAGGTGACCATGGCGGGGACGCTCACCTCGGCCAGCGTCTCGGAGGTCCAGGTCTCCGGCTTGACGGAGCGGATGCGCGACACGTCAGCGGCCCCGGCCTGCAGCGACCTTGTCGCTGCAGGTGAGGGTGGCGGTGGCGAGGTCGAAGGCGTGGGGCCGGGTCCAGTCCGCCTCCGGCCACACCCGCATGATCCAACGGGCCGCGATCCGCGCGGTCGTCCGGGACAGCTCCACCGGCCTGCCCGCCCCGTCCTTGGCGACAGCGTGGGGGTGGGGCCAGGTCCGTGCCGGGTCGGTGAGACCGACCCGGATCGTGGCTGCGCCGGGGATCATGTCGGCGAGCTGGGCCGCGAGGCGGTGCGCGCGGTCGGCGTCCGGGCAGGCCGGACTTCCGCCCTGGGCGGTGGGCATGCGATACTCCGTTGCTCGTAGGAGCGCGGTGCGGCGGTCTCGTGCAGAGAAGCCCCGCCGCCCGCGAGAGGTGAATCGGTGTCCTTCGGGATGCCGGCCCGGCGCTTGGGAGTTGGTAGCTCCCGGGCGCCGGTTCTTCTTTCGGCCCCTGTGCGTCATGACCCCCGCACGCGCATCCCCCTCCTCCCCCTGTTTCCGGCCCGCTGCCGGTCCTTGATCGGCTTGCCGGGACCAGAACCATAGGGCGACGCCCGCGCACAAGTCCAGCGTCATCAACCGAAGACCAAAGGCACACCTGACCTGCGGTTTCGTGGAATTGTCCGGTACACCGACCCGGCTCCTCAAGGACAACGGACAGCGGCATCAGCACCCGCAGGCCCCCTGACCTGCGGAAAGAGCGCGCAGCCTTCCGATCCCGCTCCGGCATCGGCGCTGTGACCTGGGCATTGTCCGGAATATGCCACGTCAGGATTACCCCAGTCGCGACCGTCATTCCGAGACGGCCGGGGAGACAGGTTCGGGGCGTGCGAGGGCGGTCGAACCACCGCCTGCCGTCAGTCGGCGGAAGGGTCCGGGGTGGTGTCCGTCCCAGGGTTGAGCAGTCCGCGGGTCGCGGCGAGCGTGCCCAACTGGAAGCGGCTGGCCGCGCCCATCTGCTCCATCAACTCTGCGACCGCGCGCCCGACCGTCCGCGCCGAGATGCCCAGGCGACGGC
It encodes the following:
- a CDS encoding WhiB family transcriptional regulator, yielding MPSTTITPARHRSLGDQTWQNDAVCQSTEYHPVDPDIFFPGPDEMDKIRAAKALCAQCPVRRTCLDAALETGDTHGIRGGLTEEEREPLHENLPARLDYSRVNAAVAGQDVHLTKAERRAVILAAHRHGVSEDRLAWLLKVTPQHAKRLYREARRAIRHQDLEQTTNTTTPSREPNGEPLDRDDFGTAA
- a CDS encoding ATP-binding protein, producing the protein MRTRTREPQTLAGAGSLDRMARILVARGIDPTAAALADEPEPYSPPTGLVAGMPPRYRGAVADHPQVLAWCREVAAQAAAPSLGARRQVATGPSLLMAGVVGAGKTYQAYGAVRALAGAGVGVRWRATTAADLYAELRPRAGADSERELAAVARVPVLILDDLGAAKASEWVEEITYRLVNRRYNHCLPTLITSNLAIKDLRAHVGDRVASRLAQMTTRVEFAPVDRRRTCAA
- a CDS encoding transcriptional regulator; its protein translation is MPTAQGGSPACPDADRAHRLAAQLADMIPGAATIRVGLTDPARTWPHPHAVAKDGAGRPVELSRTTARIAARWIMRVWPEADWTRPHAFDLATATLTCSDKVAAGRGR